CCGTGATCAGTCTCGAAAAAACTGACCTACTTCTTACTTCTTGGAGGCTTTCTTCTTCGAGCTCACGGGCTGCTGCGGCTGCGGCTTGGGATGCTTCTCGGCTTCGCTCGGGTCCAGCCACTTGAGCGGGTGGCGATTGAAGAAGGGCCAATTGGGGACGGTGACCAATGTGGTGAGAACCACACCACCAGCATAAGTCAGAACCATCGTCTGGAAAGACCCAGTGATGTAACCGGCGGCGAATCCAACCACGGCGAACACCAGTAGCAGTATCTGCATCAGCTGCTCAGCTAGCTTTTGCCCTTGCCAATCCATCTGCAAATTATACCACAAAATTAAAGAAGTGATCTTCCTCATTCGGATTAATTATCGgatcaaaacaaaattaagcaAATTCGCAACATTCGAAACTGTGCcacaaaaaccctagaaacAGTACCTTGAAATGAACTCTGAGGTAAGCACTCCCTCTGCAAGctgaaaaattaaacaaatttggaAGCATAAATTACATTACCATAATTTCACAGAAAAAGCaataataaaagagaaaattgaCGAGATCATGAAAATTATTTGGTCGGATATGAATTTATTCAGCCGCCAAAGAACAAAAAAGCACCAAATTCATAAAAGTCGATGACGGAatcgaaaagaaaaatattgaacAAAAATTGGGACTAAATCCCTAGAAACTGAAATtccacgagagagagagagagagagagagaaaaggagtgAGGTTTTACCTGCGAACGGACCAACTGATGAAAGCACGGGCGAGCGATAAAGGGAGAGACTGAGAATTTCTGAGGGGGcgaaattagaaaaataaaatcgatCCGCTCGTTGAATCTCGGAAAGAGATCGTGGACGTTGATTTTGAATCTGACGGCTGATGAGCACGGCGCATACGTGGTTTGCTCTGGTGGGTTTGATAAATTTCGGGTCGATTAAGTTCCGGGGTTTTTACCGGCCCAATTGAAAGTTCCCCAACTCGCTAGGCCTGCGATTTCTAACCCAGGGATGCCAactccttttctttttattttcattttgtaattattataattactaACGAAAGGGGAGAATTCGAAGTTGTTATATTAGTTTAGAGAAAGAGAGTTTCGAATGTTAAGCGTATGAGTAGAAATTCAACATCTTATTCATTTGGTCAGATACAACTTTTACCAATGGCATTGCCTATATTTTAGGCCAAAAAACTGTTAAATATCGTTTTAGCCTAATCTTTTTTCTCATTaactttttgaaaaaaatatatttttttagattaatttaGCTAAATTTGGGAATATTTTTACTTAAAAAGAATTTAAGCTATAACCAATCTAATAATGCATTATCATATGTAAGTTTTTTTCCAACCGACACCATATGATTGTAAACCCCTTCCATGTGAATTTCTTTTCCAAGAAACATTGGTTTTCAATTTGAATCGTGTTCTGCTTCTAACAAAAGCATTTCCAAGGAGCACTTATGAAGCATacaaaaaaagataaataagaagtcttaagttcgattctcgttaaaaacaaatttatcaCTTATTACCACAGTTTAGTagtatttcttttcacttgtaaatgaaaagtcttaagttcgattctcgccaaaaacaagtttaagggttggtttggtattgttgtgctttgaaaaaaaaactgctgtgagaataagcggctgtgaaaaaaatcagcagtgtttagtaaacttttttgtaaaagtgcttttgaaagaaaaaaagtctGATGGtagatcttttcattaaaggagcactgtaactccgtgttctttgaaaaaaaaccaattttccaaagctacaaataacaacttcagctttttcctttgatttcagcttattctcacagcatcttccaaaataagcccttttttttttcagtttaccaaacacctaaaaccctcacagtttttttcatgagtgcttttttttcagggaactttaacgaaaagcacccggtactgttcactttaacgaaaaaccacatttttacactaaaaaatcaatcctggtactattcactttaccctttattttatctttatcattaaaactcaaagttttcaagcctttttcattagttttcctttttttttaagcacctcactcccaaaccacccctaaaccacattattattagccCATTACAATGCTAAGCCCACCCACCCCCTCCCCCCTAAATGTGAATAATATCgttcgttaaaaaaaaacacggaGCACCAGAGGCATAATAATGTGGGGCTTAATTATGAAATTATGTCTACCATTAGTTATCAAGCATATTACCCAAACAAAACATAATTTGGTAATAAAACAACAAGAGGCCCAAAAGTTGTCTACATAACATCTCAAACTAAATAAAAAGCAGCAAAAAACCCTCATCAAAGGAAACCAGCAACCCGAATGATACGCTCTAAGAGGAAGCACCACTCTTAAGAGCAGACTTCTTCGATTTGCTTGTTGCCAACTGGCTCTCGGGCTGCAATGATAACAGATAATCGAACTGGTTAACAGCTTCCCTCGCGTATTTTCAACGACATACAGTCATACTAAATGTACAATCTTCAAATTACCTCTTTCTTGACGGGTTCTTCCTTCTCGGAAAGGATCAGCTCGATATGGCAGGGCGATGACATGTAAGCTGCAATTGGTTTAGCAATACAAATCAATATAAAACAACAATTCTCAACAAGAAAATAAGATGAGAGGATAATTGGTTGGAACTTACGGTTGATTCTTCCGTGAGCCCTGTAGGTTCGGCGCCTTTGCTTCTGTGCTTGGTTGACCTGGATGTGAGATACGATTAGGGAATCAACATCCAAACCCTTCACCTGAAAATTTGATTAGAAATTATTAGTCTCCATAGCAGATAAGGATAACAATACCAAGTGATAAGCAGAATGTAAGATGATGCAACTTACTTCAGCATTGCTCTCAGCATTCTTAAGCAAATCTAATATGAACTTGGCAGACTTGACAGGCCAGCGTCCTTGCCCATTGGAATGCCTGTTCTTTGCCTGGGCAGTACGCCCAACACCACGGCAGAAACGACGGAAGGGAATGGCCTGCTTGTGAGCCAGAACATCCTCCAAATAACTCTTTGCCTTGTCCAAGCGCATCTTTCTGATAGAAAACGCAGTTTCCCTTGTGTTCTGTTAAACACAATAGCTAAGCAAGTCAAAACCtcaaaattagtaattaaaaacaaattctaAAATTCTAAAACACAAGCATAAAATTGTTTTTACAAGTGTCAACACTCCATACAAGGCAGCAAAATCATGGTACTATCCACACATTACAGAAGTGATCCTAATGTCTTCTTATACTAGATTTATGAAAAACGTCACAAGATCCTTAATTCGAATCAGGtttgaaataaacaaaaataaacattcatgagaaAAATGTGGCGTCATTAACTGAACCTTCAGTCACAAAATGCAACAGATGCAAAGTACAGAGGTTCACCCAAAAACAATGCAATTGATTTTCCTGAAGTTTACGGGAGCCCAGTTCACAGAAGGTAACTAAGCCCTGCTTTTTTAAGTCAggttttgaaaaattgaaaaaaaacttaaacatGACCAAATGTGGCGTCATCAACTGAACCATCATTAAGTATGCAAAAGAAGCAAAGTACAGAGGTTCACACAAAAACAATGTAATAGATTCCTGAAATTTACAGGGGACAAGTTCACAGAAGGTAAATAAcccttcttttaaaaaaaataaggttTCAAAAACATGAAAGAATTCATAAATGAGAAAATGTGGCGTCATTAACTGAACCTTCAGTCACAAAATGCAACATATGCAAAGTACAGAGGTTCACCCAAAAACAATGCTAGTGATCTTCCTGAAGTATACGGGAGCTCGGTTCACAGAAGGCAACAGAGCCCTGCTTTTTTCATCAGGGTTCAACaaattaatgcatgtatatatgcGAACCAAACCACCAGAGTTTGAGCCAGTACTAAGTCAGTAAAGAGCATGAAATCACAACCTTTTTCTCATCTTCAGCTAATTGTACAAACTTCTAAAACCCAACTACCTCCTAACTCCAGTTTTTCTAAACATAAAACTGGACAGCAAACACCTTTAACTAGATTCGCAAAACACGTAAAACTAGAAATCCAGCCACCATACCAATTCAATTGTTCTCAGACAACAAACTTTAGTAAACTGAACACACATCCCACAACAAGCGGAACGATATCACCAATTCAAAATACCACATTAACTACTGAATCTCTACCCAACAATAAAAAACAGAGCAGATTCATTGACATAGGCAAAAGAAACCGAATAGAAATCCCACATTTCACAACCAAATCATCACATGctaaaacaaaaacccaaaagcaTGTAACTTCGAAAGTTTAACTCTACGAACAACAAAGAATAGTAACAATACCTTGAAATGAACCCTCAGGTCAGAACCTCTTGCTTTGCAAGCtgaaacaaacgaaacaaatcaaaacccacaatcacatcaaaacaattttcctGGAAAAAACAAACCCAAGATTCGTATACAAAAAGCCATTAGATCCGTAACAGTAAATCGATAAGAGCACATACACTTGGTGATATTGTCGGGCTCTCTGGAGTACTTCACctggaaaaataaataaatacaaaacaaaataactGTCATTGCATTTGAAGGCGCAGAGATTCAGAAACAAACTGAATTtcgaaaaggaggaagagagaaagagaagattGAGGGGAAGGAAGTGAGAAGGGTTACCATGGCGGCCGATGGAGCTTCTGCGTCAGTGAAGGGTTTACGCTTTTGCTTATACGCAGAAGAGACGAGTTCTTGTGGGACTTGTGCTTTTATAAACAAATGGAATGAAACCCTAGTAAAACCAGGCCTCTAATATGCTATTGGACCTTCAATTGGGCTTTTTGGGCTTCTGTTAATGTTGGTTATGTGGGCTCTATTACAAGCCCAATactaattcaaaaataaatatttaaaaaataaaccgAAATTaggaatttaaaacttaaaagttgGGAAGTGATTCAGAGCATAATTTTGTGCTTGTAGTCCCAAAAACAATGGTCGACAAAGCAGTAAAACTCCATCGTCTTGGTCGCATCAACACTACTGCAGGCGTGTGGTCTAACCTATCATCTAAATCGTCACAC
The nucleotide sequence above comes from Malus sylvestris chromosome 16, drMalSylv7.2, whole genome shotgun sequence. Encoded proteins:
- the LOC126608043 gene encoding signal peptidase complex subunit 1-like isoform X2, which encodes MVKYSREPDNITKSCKARGSDLRVHFKMDWQGQKLAEQLMQILLLVFAVVGFAAGYITGSFQTMVLTYAGGVVLTTLVTVPNWPFFNRHPLKWLDPSEAEKHPKPQPQQPVSSKKKASKK
- the LOC126608043 gene encoding signal peptidase complex subunit 1-like isoform X3, encoding MDWQGQKLAEQLMQILLLVFAVVGFAAGYITGSFQTMVLTYAGGVVLTTLVTVPNWPFFNRHPLKWLDPSEAEKHPKPQPQQPVSSKKKASKK
- the LOC126608043 gene encoding 60S ribosomal protein L17-2-like isoform X1: MVKYSREPDNITKSCKARGSDLRVHFKNTRETAFSIRKMRLDKAKSYLEDVLAHKQAIPFRRFCRGVGRTAQAKNRHSNGQGRWPVKSAKFILDLLKNAESNAEVKGLDVDSLIVSHIQVNQAQKQRRRTYRAHGRINPYMSSPCHIELILSEKEEPVKKEPESQLATSKSKKSALKSGASS